In one window of Primulina tabacum isolate GXHZ01 chromosome 8, ASM2559414v2, whole genome shotgun sequence DNA:
- the LOC142553771 gene encoding LOW QUALITY PROTEIN: putative RNA polymerase II subunit B1 CTD phosphatase RPAP2 homolog (The sequence of the model RefSeq protein was modified relative to this genomic sequence to represent the inferred CDS: deleted 1 base in 1 codon): protein MKFVSATAVPVGGICSFSFFNWKFVYDVANSNFTRMVKDDALTVTAAVHKLQLFLLEGIRHENLLLTAGSLISQSDYQDVVTERTIVNMCGYPLCTNSLPNERPWKGNYHISLKEHKVYDLQETYMYCSNGCLINSRAFFGSLEEERCSTLSPENLNEVLKLFEGLNLDSAMDMGKNGELGLTELKILEKKDAESGEVSLEEWIGPTNAIEGYVPRRDRSLKPPQPDNLYGEIGDADTLSNNLNFTSTIITQDEYCISKTVPPVKAEKPEGNVGHKEVNDLEGPMQKPNTPTGSFGEARSKMFNKEKNAATTDDQLKVSENRPGPSQNNPNVDATKAGNNLGKESKGGTVVLKSSLKTSDSKKATRSVTWADGKTDGNGLNNQEYIEFEDSKGAVAEPYSLGEEVDEDSYRFASAEACARALSQAAEAVASGKSHSSVAFSEADLIVMPPPHGMTEAKSLEHGDVIDTDNSLLKWPAKQGITNDDPFDSEESWYDSPPEGFSLTLSPFSMMFMALFAWISSSSLAYIYGRDERYHEDYLSVNGREYPRKIFMPDGRSSEIKLTLAGCLSRALPGLVTELRLPTPVSTLEQGMGHLLNTMSFLDPLPPFRMKQWQVIVFLFLDALSVRQIPALTPYMTDRRVLLPKVLEGAQISAEEYEIMKGVIMPLGRVPQLSTQSGG from the exons ATGAAGTTTGTGTCGGCCACTGCCGTTCCCGTTGGGGGGATTTGTTCGTTCTCGTTTTTTAATTGGAAATTTGTTTATGATGTTG CAAACTCAAATTTTACAAGGATGGTGAAGGATGACGCATTAACGGTGACGGCTGCTGTTCACAAGCTGCAACTGTTTCTTCTTGAAGGAATCAGACATGAGAACCTACTGCTTACTGCtgggtcattgatttctcagagtGATTACCAAGATGTGGTGACTGAGCGTACAATAGTCAACATGTGTGGTTATCCACTCTGCACCAATTCTTTACCAAATGAGCGTCCTTGGAAGGGGAATTATCACATTTCACTCAAAGAGCATAAAGTTTATGACCTTCAAGAAACATATATGTATTGCTCAAATGGTTGTCTGATAAACAGTCGAGCGTTTTTCGGAAGTTTAGAGGAAGAGAGATGTTCAACTTTGAGCCCTGAAAATCTTAATGAAGTTTTGAAACTTTTTGAGGGGTTAAATTTGGACTCTGCAATGGATATGGGCAAGAATGGAGAGTTAGGGTTGACTGAGTTGAAGATTCTGGAGAAAAAAGATGCAGAATCTGGGGAAGTGTCTTTAGAGGAGTGGATTGGACCTACAAATGCAATAGAAGGCTATGTACCGCGTAGAGATCGAAGTTTAAAACCCCCACAACCTGATAATCTTTATGGAGAAATTG GTGATGCAGATACCTTATCCAATAATCTGAACTTCACCAGTACTATAATCACTCAAGACGAGTATTGCATTTCGAAGACTGTCCCCCCTGTGAAAGCTGAAAAACCAGAAGGAAATGTGGGTCACAAAGAAGTAAATGACCTGGAAGGCCCAATGCAAAAGCCAAACACTCCTACAGGAAGCTTTGGAGAAGCAAGATCAAAGATGTTTAATAAAGAAAAGAATGCTGCTACGACGGATGACCAGCTTAAAGTTTCCGAAAACCGTCCTGGTCCTAGCCAAAATAATCCCAACGTAGATGCTACGAAGGCAGGAAACAATTTAGGGAAAGAATCTAAAGGTGGTACTGTTGTTCTAAAGTCTTCTTTAAAGACTTCAGATTCCAAGAAAGCTACCCGTTCTGTCACCTGGGCAGATGGAAAAACTGATGGTAATGGGCTAAATAATCAGGAATATATAGAATTTGAAGATAGCAAGGGAGCTGTTGCAGAACCATATTCTTTAGGCGAAGAAGTGGATGAAGATTCATATAGGTTTGCATCAGCAGAAGCATGTGCTAGGGCTTTAAGCCAAGCAGCAGAAGCCGTGGCATCAGGAAAATCACATTCATCTGTTGCTT TTTCTGAAGCAGATCTCATAGTAATGCCACCTCCTCATGGAATGACTGAGGCTAAATCTCTTGAGCATGGTGACGTCATAGATACAGACAATTCTCTTCTAAAATGGCCTGCAAAACAAGGAATTACAAATGATGATCCTTTTGATTCTGAGGAA TCTTGGTATGATAGCCCGCCAGAGGGATTTAGTTTGACG TTATCACCATTTTCTATGATGTTTATGGCATTATTCGCCTGGATATCATCATCCTCCTTAGCCTATATATATGGAAGGGATGAAAGGTACCATGAAGATTACTTGTCTGTCAATGGGAGGGAGTATCCACGGAAGATTTTTATGCCAGATGGCCGCTCTTCTGAAATTAAACTAACTCTGGCTGGCTGCCTTTCTCGGGCCTTGCCTGGACTTGTTACTGAACTTAGGCTGCCGACACCAGTATCGACTCTTGAGCAAGGAATG GGGCACTTGCTAAACACAATGTCGTTTCTAGATCCACTCCCTCCATTCAGGATGAAGCAATGGCAAGTTATCGTGTTTTTGTTTCTTGATGCTCTTTCTGTCAGGCAGATTCCTGCACTCACGCCATATATGACAGATAGAAGAGTTCTGCTTCCCAAG GTCCTTGAGGGTGCACAGATAAGCGCCGAAGAATATGAGATAATGAAGGGTGTGATCATGCCACTCGGTCGAGTGCCTCAGTTGTCAACTCAGAGTGGAGGCTAA